Proteins from a single region of Nerophis ophidion isolate RoL-2023_Sa linkage group LG10, RoL_Noph_v1.0, whole genome shotgun sequence:
- the apaf1 gene encoding apoptotic protease-activating factor 1 — MVLDESVRSCLLRHRRNLEQDIKPSYLMDHMISDGVLTGEEEERISSLTTRKDQAVALLEFLLKKDNNAFISFYNALVKEAYEDLASLLHDCIPGALPESFQSYSDSYVQTVLSEGGVPQRPVVFVNRPELVNGIREKLYRLQKEAGWVTVFGMAGSGKSVLAAEAVRDHRLIEECFQGSVQWLSIGQLDKADLLVKIQALCFRLEQSLDTQFLHRPPTSLDEAKERLRFLMLRRYPRSLLVLDDIWDSTVLKSFDINCRILLTTRNRSLADSVRGVKYEVEVASGLDDKKALEIIALYTGSTPEGLPVEAPSIVRECKGSPLVVSLIGALLKEKPNRWDYYLRQLQQKQFKRIRKSSSYDYDALDQAMSASIDDLPDEHRELYRDLAVFEKDVKIPAKVLSILWGLEPEEVEDILEEFVNKSLLFVDSHSRPYLYYLHDLQLDFLAEQNHAQLENLHTKVVRQYQQHYSNAPPTSGDVECLYWIRFLTYHMAKANFSQELFSLMFSLDWVTLKAKILGPAHLINDFVDYGHILDKEKSEVLSNFQEFLSLSGHQLEQRPFPDVVQLALSQPETSEVYKQALQKAQNRARSGKLYFDLLSKSGVESLCRLVIQPQQSSVYVACFSHDGTKIASCGASKTVKVFRSTSGENLKEIQAHDDEVLCCAFSPDDRLLATCSSDRKVKVWSVERGMLLRAFAEEHEEQVNHCQFTNTTKRLLLATCSNDKFLNVKLWNLNKPSSQNTMFGHLQPVNHCCFSPDDAYLSTSSNDGTVKLFQTSSTNEWKTIKVRDWCSDASEEVPVKCSTWTADGKCVVCAVRSAVLVMDVETSQMLLEIRPGRLSMVQYCHACPTSNLLAIAFSNYAVELWDLETNKKMTDCSGHLSWVQRVQFSPDGSQLLSCSDDHTIRLWETNKVHTTSAVRLKRDADVYFSDAKVDGSEEIVVSAADNCNRLQVRDGRAGVVLFQSAEMMSRIRCTCVCRQPFAVAFGQEDGTVQVLAIPSGKVLATLQGHTRTVLHCRFVHGGQTLITSSEDTTIRVWRWQTCECKVLQGHKEQVRGFSLLSDSPAETRLLSWSFDGTVKVWDLRSIEKLQDLEAHRGAVLSCHVSPDGRHFATTSADKTAKVWHSESWQCVHKLRGHQDCVRSCRFSWDGQRLATGDDGGEIRLWSVKEGSLLKVCTQEGKDGMDSLHGGWVTDLHFSPNNSLLVSTGGYVKWWDVDRGEALQTFYPTGSALKKMHVSADFSTFVTIDNIGILYVLQRVS, encoded by the exons ATGGTGCTGGACGAAAGTGTGCGGAGCTGCCTGCTTCGCCACCGCCGCAACCTGGAGCAGGACATCAAGCCCTCTTACCTGATGGATCACATGATCAGTGACGGCGTGCTGACTGGGGAGGAGGAGGAGCGCATCAGCTCCCTG ACGACAAGGAAAGATCAGGCAGTGGCGCTGCTGGAATTCCTCCTCAAGAAGGACAACAATGCTTTCATTTCCTTCTACAATGCCCTGGTCAAGGAGGCCTATGAGGATTTAGCCAGCTTGCTGCACGACTGCATTCCTGGCGCCTTACCGGAGTCATTTCAGAGTTATTCGGATAGCTATG TCCAAACAGTGCTCAGTGAAGGTGGGGTGCCTCAGAGGCCAGTGGTCTTTGTCAACCGTCCAGAATTGGTCAACGGGATCCGGGAGAAACTGTACCGTCTCCAAAAGGAAGCGGGCTGGGTGACGGTGTTCGGCATGGCCGGGTCAGGCAAATCTGTTCTAGCTGCTGAAGCTGTCCGAGACCACCGACTCATTGAAG AGTGTTTCCAAGGAAGCGTCCAATGGCTATCCATCGGCCAGTTGGACAAAGCCGACCTGCTGGTAAAGATCCAAGCGCTGTGCTTTCGCCTGGAGCAGAGCCTGGACACCCAGTTTCTTCACCGGCCTCCCACCTCTCTGGACGAGGCCAAGGAACGCCTGCGCTTCCTCATGCTACGCAGATACCCAAG ATCTCTGCTGGTTCTGGACGACATCTGGGACAGCACGGTGCTCAAATCATTTGATATCAACTGTCGCATTCTGCTGACCACCAGAAACAGAAGCCTTGCTGATTCCGTTAGGG GTGTTAAGTACGAAGTAGAGGTTGCTAGTGGTCTGGATGACAAAAAGGCACTGGAGATTATTGCCTTGTACACCGGAAGCACACCTGAGGGACTACCAGTGGAGGCTCCGAGCATCGTGAGAGAATGCAAAG GCTCGCCTCTGGTGGTCTCGCTTATCGGAGCACTGCTCAAAGAGAAACCCAACCGTTGGGACTACTACTTGCGCCAGCTGCAGCAGAAGCAGTTTAAGCGCATACGGAAGTCGTCTTCGTACGACTACGACGCGCTGGACCAGGCCATGTCCGCTAGCATTGACGACCTTCCCGACGAACACAGAGAGCTCTACAGGGACCTCGCTGTGTTTGAGAAGGACGTCAAAATTCCTGCAAAG GTCTTGTCCATTCTGTGGGGTCTGGAGCCGGAGGAGGTGGAGGACATACTAGAGGAGTTTGTCAACAAATCTCTGCTGTTTGTGGACAGTCACAGCAGACCGTATTTGTACTACCTGCACGACCTCCAGCTGGACTTTCTGGCCGAGCAGAACCACGCCCAACTAGAG aaccTTCACACCAAAGTGGTGCGTCAGTACCAGCAGCACTACAGCAATGCCCCGCCCACATCAGGAGATGTAGAATGCCTCTACTGGATTCGGTTTTTGACCTACCACATGGCCAAAGCCAACTTCTCCCAG GAGCTCTTTTCCCTCATGTTCTCTTTGGATTGGGTCACCCTAAAGGCCAAGATACTGGGCCCGGCTCATTTGATTAATGACTTTGTGGACTATGGACACATTCTGGACAAAGAG AAGAGCGAAGTGCttagtaatttccaggagtttttGTCGCTGAGCGGCCACCAGCTGGAGCAGCGTCCGTTCCCTGACGTAGTCCAGCTTGCTCTGTCGCAGCCGGAGACTTCGGAAGTCTACAAACAAGCTCTGCAGAAGGCGCAGAACCGAGCCCGAAGCGGAAAACTGTACTTTGATCTGCT AAGTAAAAGCGGCGTGGAGAGCCTGTGCCGTCTGGTGATCCAACCTCAGCAGAGTTCCGTCTACGTAGCCTGCTTCTCCCACGATGGGACCAAGATTGCCTCATGCGGAGCCAGCAAAACGGTCAAG GTGTTTAGAAGCACCTCCGGAGAGAATCTCAAGGAAATCCAAGCCCACGATGACGAGGTTCTCTGTTGCGCCTTCTCCCCGGATGACCGCCTCCTAGCGACCTGCTCCAGCGACAGAAAAGTGAAG GTGTGGAGCGTGGAGCGCGGCATGCTACTGAGGGCCTTTGCGGAGGAGCACGAAGAGCAGGTCAACCACTGTCAGTTTACTAACACGACAAAGCGCCTCTTGCTGGCCACCTGCTCCAATGATAAATTTTTGAACGTCAAG CTTTGGAACCTCAACAAGCCTTCCTCACAGAACACCATGTTCGGCCACCTTCAGCCTGTCAATCACTGCTGTTTCTCCCCCGACGATGCCTACCTCTCCACCTCCTCCAACGACGGTACCGTCAAG CTTTTTCAGACGTCCTCCACCAACGAGTGGAAGACCATCAAGGTGCGGGATTGGTGCTCGGACGCCAGCGAGGAAGTCCCAGTCAAATGCAGCACATGGACAGCTGACGGCAAGTGTGTCGTGTGCGCCGTCCGGAGCGCCGTCCTG GTGATGGACGTGGAGACGTCGCAGATGCTGTTGGAGATCAGACCGGGTCGTTTGAGCATGGTGCAATACTGCCACGCCTGTCCCACCAGCAACCTGCTGGCCATCGCCTTCTCTAACTACGCGGTGGAG CTGTGGGACCTGGAGACCAATAAGAAAATGACCGACTGCAGCGGTCACCTGAGTTGGGTCCAACGAGTCCAGTTCTCCCCTGACGGCTCCCAGCTGCTCTCCTGCTCAGACGACCACACTATCAGG TTGTGGGAGACGAACAAGGTGCACACCACCTCAGCGGTGCGTCTGAAGAGAGACGCTGATGTTTACTTCAGCGACGCCAAAGTAGATGGGTCGGAAGAAATAGTGGTTTCGGCTGCAGACAACTGCAACAGGTTGCAG GTGCGTGATGGCAGAGCAGGTGTGGTGCTGTTTCAGTCGGCGGAGATGATGTCGAGGATACGATGTACCTGCGTGTGTCGGCAGCCTTTCGCTGTGGCTTTCGGTCAAGAGGACGGcaccgtgcag GTGCTGGCCATACCCTCTGGCAAGGTGCTTGCCACCCTGCAGGGACACACCAGGACGGTGCTGCACTGCCGGTTCGTCCACGGCGGCCAAACGCTGATCACATCATCTGAGGACACTACCATCAGG GTGTGGAGGTGGCAGACGTGTGAGTGTAAAGTGCTGCAGGGCCACAAGGAGCAAGTCAGAGGCTTTTCTTTGCTCTCAGACTCGCCTGCTGAGACAAGATTGCTGTCCTGGTCCTTTGACGGCACAGTCAAG GTGTGGGATCTTAGAAGCATAGAAAAGCTGCAGGACTTGGAGGCTCACAGAGGAGCCGTCCTGTCCTGTCACGTCTCCCCTGATGGACGTCACTTTGCCACCACCTCTGCTGACAAGACGGCTAAG GTGTGGCACAGTGAGTCTTGGCAGTGTGTTCACAAGCTTCGCGGGCACCAAGACTGCGTCAGGAGCTGCCGATTTTCCTGGGACGGGCAACGACTTGCGACTGGGGACGACGGTGGTGAGATACGG CTGTGGAGCGTGAAGGAAGGCTCCTTGTTGAAAGTGTGCACACAAGAGGGAAAAGACGGAATGGATTCACTGCACGGAGGCTGGGTGACCGATCTGCACTTTTCCCCAAACAACTCTCTCCTGGTGTCCACAGGCGGCTATGTCAAG